The following DNA comes from Candidatus Omnitrophota bacterium.
AAATTGATCCCCGATATACTAAAATTAAAACCTGATGTTATAGCAGTAACCGCTGACCACTCGACACCTGCCCGGATGAAAAGCCACAGCTGGCACTCTGTGCCCGCCATGATTTACTCACAATATTGCCGCGCTGATGATGTAAAAAAGTTTGATGAAATAAGCTGTATAAAAGGGGGCCTGGGAAGAATGGCCGCTATTAATCTGATAGGTATAACCCTGGCTAACGGGTTAAGGCTTAAAAAATTCGGCGCTTAGTCCAAATCTATGAAAACCGTAACTCCGCAACAAATGAAAAGAATTGACCGAACAGCGCAGAAAAAGTTCGGCATTCCTCCTGTCATCCTGATGGAAAACGCAGGAAGGGCAGTTTATCAGGCTGCTATGGCCATGTTAAAGACCAAAAACAGGCGTGTAACCTGTATCTGCGGAAAAGGAAATAACGGAGGAGATGGTTTTGTCTGCGCCAGGCATCTTATAAATAACGGCCTGGATACAACCGTCTTTCTTGCAGGAAGCCCTAAAAGCTTAACAAAAGAAGCTAAGATCAATTATAATATTCTTAAAAAAATGAAGAAAAAAATAGTGCTGCTGGCTGACAAAAATCTCAAATCACTTGAAAAAAACCTGGTAAAAACAAACTTAATAATCGATGCTATACTGGGTACCGGTTTATCGGGAGAAATCAAGGATCCCTATAAAAGAATTATTGAGTTGATAAATTCCTCCGGAAAACCTGTGCTGTCTATAGATATACCTTCAGGTTTAAGCGGAGCTTGTGGAATACCTTTGTCAATAGCTGTAAAGGCCGCTAAAACAATTACCCTTGCTTTAGCAAAAACAGGCCTGATAAAGAACCAGGGGCCAGATTATACAGGCAAACTAATAGTAGCAGACATATCTATCCCTAAAACAATACTGTAACTCTAATTATATCATAGGTTACAGTTATTCGTGTCAATTTGTGCATACATGAGCCAGATTAATCAAAATAATCAGAACGACACAGAAATCCTTAGCAAATTACGCGATTATATGCATTTTATGAAGGGTTACGGGCAACTGGCAATAGACTTGGCCAGGCATACTAAAAGTTCAACCAGAAGCGTTTATCGATGGATAAAAGGCAAGAGCACACCCGGCAAGAACAAGATACAATTAATTAAGGTGTGGTTAGACAACCAGGATAGCCGGATTTGAGCCCTTTTTTTATTTTTATATTTGAATGTCACAAACCGCCTATAAGATATCTTATGTTAACTTCCACATGCGAAAATAAACTCTGCCTGATAATCGTAACTATAAATAACATATATAGTTACATCAATTAAGCAAAGCATTGTGGAAAACTAGTGGATAAACCGGAGGTCTAACGATTGGCGAGATCAGGATTAAGCTCTAAAGCCTTATTATATTCTTCCTGAGCCTTGATTTTATTCCCGATTTTAGAATAGGCGCAACCCAGGTTATAGTGTGCAAAAGCGCTATCCGGATGGGATTCAATATACTTCTTAAACGGTTCAACAGCCTTTTTGAAATTCTCTAAACGAAGGTAACATAACCCTAAATTATAATACGCAGCGCTGGACTGGCCATTAAGCTCAATGGCTT
Coding sequences within:
- a CDS encoding NAD(P)H-hydrate epimerase; the encoded protein is MKTVTPQQMKRIDRTAQKKFGIPPVILMENAGRAVYQAAMAMLKTKNRRVTCICGKGNNGGDGFVCARHLINNGLDTTVFLAGSPKSLTKEAKINYNILKKMKKKIVLLADKNLKSLEKNLVKTNLIIDAILGTGLSGEIKDPYKRIIELINSSGKPVLSIDIPSGLSGACGIPLSIAVKAAKTITLALAKTGLIKNQGPDYTGKLIVADISIPKTIL
- a CDS encoding tetratricopeptide repeat protein codes for the protein MIKTLIITVFLLVTSFCCLISAGEDPKVSKEHLIQGVSLLKNGHLEEAIEEFKKAIELNGQSSAAYYNLGLCYLRLENFKKAVEPFKKYIESHPDSAFAHYNLGCAYSKIGNKIKAQEEYNKALELNPDLANR